The DNA region TCTCGGCGGTGAACAGCACGCGCGTGAAGGCGTAGTATACGCGCTCGCCGGGAAAGACTTCTTTCAGTTTGCTCAGGTAGGTGTTCAGAAAGCGCTGGCCGTCCGTGTCGCCCAGTCCGGAGAGGTATGGGACGAGGGCGGTGCCTTTCGTCCACTCGATGAGGCCCTCCGCACCACGCAGGACGACGGGGTAAACCTTGCTGATGGCGGTGATTTTCACCGCGCCGAGGCTGTCCAGCCGTTCGGCGTAAGCGGCGGGCGTCAGCACCGGCAAAAAGCCGTGCGCCGTGCCAAAGCGTGTGAACCCGCCCAGTTCGTCGCTGAATTCGTTCGCGGTCTCGGTCAGCAGGCGGTGAGAAGCGTGGTCGTGGTTGGCAGGCACCTGCACGGCCAGCAGTCCGCCGGGGTTCAGGTGCGTCCAGAGTTGCGCCAGCAGGGCGGGGTGATCCGGAAGCCATTGCAGGGCGGCGTTCGAGTAGATCAGGTCGTACGGTTCACTCAGCCTGGCGATGTCCCCCTGGGTAAAGGTCAGGTTGGGGGCGGTTTGTGTGGCCGCTTTGGCGAGCATTTCGGCGCTGCTGTCCAGGCCTGTGACCTGCGCCTGCGGAAAGCACCCGGCCAGTTGCCGCGTCTGCTCGCCGGTGCCGCACCCCAGGTCGACGATGCGGCGGTAGTCGCGCTCGGGGATCAGGCATTGCAGGTCGCGGGCGGGGGCGCTGCGGGCTTCTTTGAAAAGGTCGTACTGCTCGGGGTTCCAGGTCATGCTTCAAGTGTAGAAGACAGAGCAAGTGTGTGTGCGTACCAGAGTAGTTACACTATCTAAAACACAAAAAACTGCCCCTGAGTGCGGCTCTTTGTAACTTATCGAGGCAACTTATCGAGTCAATGAAAAAGGTCAGTAGGGGCATAGGCCTCCACTGACCACTTCGCACGTCCTGCATTACAGGTAGTGCATCAGCACGCCGCTCAGGAGAATCAGCAGCAGAACCCGCAGCATGACATTCAGCATCTGGCCGGCCTCAGGCAGGCGCACGGGCGGGGCCGGTATCTCTACCTGGGGGGCTATCCCCACCTCGTTCACCGGCTGGAGGTGGGCGGCGGTCACGCGGCTTTCCCGGCGGCGGGCATGGGGTGCAGGCTGCCCAGCGCCGCTTTCAGGTGTTTGTACACCTCGCGTTGCAGGTCGAGGTCTTCGGGCATCTCGTACTTAAGCTGATCCATGGCCTGCACCAGGTGCGCCCCGCCGGGGCTGCGTTCATGGTCGGGCCGCGCCCACTCGGGCAGCTCGGGGGTTTGCAGCGGCTGGCGCCTGGCGTCGTCCCAGTCGGCCCACTGCTTGGGCAGGTCGTACAGGTAACGGCCGATCCCGAAATGCACCGCGCAGCGTTTCAGCGCGTCACTGCTGGCGGCCTTCAGGGTGCCCAGGTCGCCTTCGGGGGCTTCGCCGATGTCCTCGCGGGTGACGCCCAGCACGGTCAGGCGGCCTTTCACGGTGGGCAGGCGCGTGCCGGCAATCACTTCCACCTCAAACGACCAGGCGTCGGGGCAGATCGCGTCCAGGCGGTCTTGCACGGCGCGGGCGTCGATGTGCGCCAGCATCAGGGCACGTTTACGGTCTTTGCTGAACACGCCCGGTTTCCACGCCACCATGTGAGCGGGAAACGGGGCCTGGAGTCGTTTCTGAACATCGCTCAGTTTCATGGATTTAGGATATAACAGAATACCGTTACGGTCAAGGCGTAATGGTGGTGTGGCGTCTGGCGCATGGTCATTAGTAAAAGAAGGCTAAAACCTATCTGTCGTCGCTGAAAAATGCCGTCTGAAACAAATAAAAACGGTGTAGATGAACATACTCCCTGTGCTGCTTATTTCCTCCCTCCAATCATGTTGCTGGCTAAATCGGCTGCCAGACGGGTTCCTCTCGACAGACCCGCCGGCCACCCACCGCTCACCACTTACTATTCACGTATGAGCCGCACGGCGACCATCACCCGCACCACCAGCGAAACGGACATCACCGTCCGCCTTGACCTCGACCAGGCCGCTTACACCGCGCCCGCCACCGGGCACGGCTTCTTCGACCACATGCTCGACGCCCTGGCCCGCCACAGCCGCCTGGGCCTCAGCATCAGCGGTGCCGGAGACTTACATATCGAGCCTCACCACCTGATCGAGGACACCGGCATCACCCTGGGGCAGGCCCTCAGCCAGGCGTTGGGCGACCGCAGGGGGATCGAGCGCTACGGCAGCGCCTTCGTGCCCATGGACGAAACGCTGGCGCACGTCGTTCTGGATCTGTCGGGCCGCGCCCACCTGGCCTTCACGCCTGAAACGCTGGACGTGTATGGGGACGCCGGGGGCATGACGCACTACCACCTGCGCGAGTTCCTGCGCGGCTTTTGCAACCATGCCGGCGTGACCCTGCACGTCCGGCTGCTGGCCGGGCGCGAGGCCCACCACGTCATCGAGGCCATCATGAAAGCGTTTGCCCGCGCCCTGCGCGACGCCGTACAGGTCACCACGGACAGCCTGCCCAGCACCAAGGGCAGCCTGTGAGCGGGGTGCTGCTGCTCGATTACGGCGCGGGCAACATCCGCAGCGCCGCCAGGGCCCTGGAACGCGCCGGCATGAACGTGAAGGTCAGCGCCGACCCCGCCGACGTGGCGCACGCCGACGCCCTGGTGATCCCCGGTCAGGGCCACTTCCGGCAGGTCATGGAAGCCTTCGACCAGAGTGGCTTCCGTGCCCCGGTTCTGCACGCCGCGCAGACCGGCCTGCCGATCCTGGGCATTTGCGTGGGGATGCAACTGCTGTGCAGCGGCTCCGAGGAAGCGCCGGGCGTGCGGGGCCTGAACCTGATTCCCGGCACGGTCCGGAAATTCCAGCCTGCCCCGGAACTGAAGGTGCCACAGATGGGCTGGAACGCCCTGGACGCGCGCGGAGATTCCCCCATCCTGCGCGGGCTGGGGCCAGACGCCTACGCCTACTTCGTCCACTCTTATTACATTCCGCTGGACGTTCCAGTGCAGCACGGCGCAGTCACGCGCTACGGCGTGCCCTTCTGGGCGGCCCTGAGCCGGGGCAACATCCACGCCACCCAGTTTCACCCCGAGAAAAGTGGTGAGGTCGGGCTGCACATCCTGCGGCAGTTCAAGCAGAACGTGCTGGAAAAAACAGGGCCCTGAGACCGCTTGCGGTTGAATCGCTCACTTGTGGGCGATGAAACCCGACCAGCGGGAGAAGCAAAAAAGACGCGCTGCGGGAGATGAACTAACATCCGGCGCTTTTTCTGATTTCAGGGAATTGGACGCTGTGCGTCTGAGCCGGCGCGGCAGGGGAAGGCCCGGCGCCTGAACATTCAGCCCGGCCTTCCCCTGCTGCTGCTTCGTTAGCCGGCGGCTCCGCGTTCCGCCACCACCTGCGCCACGCGCGCGGCGATGGCGTGAATCTCCGTCTCGTCCTGGCCTTCCACCATCACCCGGATCAGGTTCTCGGTGCCGCTGGGGCGCAGGTTGATGCGGCCCTTCCCGGCCAGTTGCGCCTCGGCGTCCTGCACGGCCTGCTGCACGGCATTGTCCAGGGCAATGGTTTTCTTGTCGGTGACGCGCACGTTCACCAGAGTCTGCGGAAACATCACCAGGTCGTCGTGTAGGGCGTCCAGGGTGGTGCCCAGGCGCACCATGCTGCCCAGGGTCATCAGGGCGGTCAGCACGCCGTCCCCGGTGGGGGCCACGTCCAGAAACAGCACGTGCCCGCTCTGCTCGCCGCCCAGGTGCAGCTGCTTCTGGTGCAGCCGCTCGTGCACGTAACGGTCGCCCACGGCGGTGCGCTCCAGCGGGATGCCGGCCTCCTGCAACTTCACTTCCAGCGCCATGTTGCTCATGATGGTGCTGACTACGGCCTTTTCACCGCGTGCGCGGGCGTTCAGCAGCAGCATGTGGTCGCCGTGCACCATGTTGCCGCGCGAATCGACAAACAGGGCGCGGTCGGCGTCCCCATCGAAGGCGATGCCCAGGTCGTAGTCGCCTTCTTTGACGATCAGGCGCAGGTGATCCATATGGGTGCTGCCGCAGTTGCGGTTGATGTTGCGCCCGTCGGGCGTGGTGTACACCGCGAACACGTCCGCGCCCGCCGACTGGAACACCTTGGGCGCCACCCGGTAGGCCGCGCCGTTCGCGCAGTCCAGCGCAATTTTCAGGCCACTCAGGTCGGGTGCGTGAGAGCGCAGGAAGTTGGTGTACAGCCGCTCGGCCTCGGTGTAATTGGTGACGCTGCCCATGCTGACGCCCGTGACCGGCGGAAAGGTCGGCACGTCGTCGATGGCCCCCTCGATCTCCAGTTCGGTGCTGTCACTCAGTTTCTGGCCGTCCGCGCCAAAGAACTTGATGCCGTTGTCCTCGTAGGGGTTGTGCGACGCGCTGATCACCACACCCGCGTCGGCCTGCAGGTGGCGCGTGAGGTAACTGACGCCCGGTGTGGGCAGCACGCCCAGGTGAATGACGTTCACGCCCCGGCTGGTGAGGCCAGCCGCCAGCGCGGCTTCCAGCATGTCACCGCTCTGGCGGGTGTCCTTGCCGATCACGACACTGGCGCGGGGGTTACGGCGTTTCAGGACTTCTCCGGCGGCGGCGCCGAGCTGCATGACCCAGCCGGCGGTGAGGGGGAAAGCTCCGGCCACGGCGCGTACGCCGTCCGTTCCGAAATACTTGCGTTCTGGCATGATGGCTCATGATACGCCGGTGAGCACGCCGCAGAGCCTCTCTTTGGGCTCACGCTTACCTTTCCCCCAGTGAGCGGCTGGAACACTGGCAAGTGAAGAAGTTTAACCTTTCATGAACTTCTTTAGCGCCCCTGTAACGTCCCGGTGTGTTAACTGGGGCCACTCAAGCAAAAAGGGCCGGGCGGCATGATCTGGCAAACGTGGCAGCGCGGCCTCTCGTGGGCTGGCGAAGGACATGACATGAATGATGTTGGCTTCACCCCCCTCCCCGCCCCCCACTTTTCCTTCCCTGCACAGGGCCAGGGCGGCACAGAGCCAGGGCGGCGCAGCGCGGTGAGGGGCCAGGCTTTCACAGGTGCTGCGCGGGCCCCCCCCCTCGAATCCCGCGTAGCAATCCGCCGCGCCCGGCCAGCCGGTTCACGACCCCTGAACGGGAGCCAGGAAGGCCCGGTAACGCTCCAGTTCGGCGTTCAGGGCCTTTTCGAATGCGGCGGTGCGGCGCACGCCGGGAATCAGTTGCACCTCCGCCAGAAGCTCTCCCTTCTCCACGCGCAGATTGGCCCACCCCACGGCTTTCTCGGCCTGAAACACCGGCAGGGCGTAGTACCCCAGGGTGCGCTTTGGCGCGGGCGTGTACGCCTCGAAGCGGTACGTCCAGCCGTGCAGGTGCGCGAAGCGCCGCCGATCCCACACCAGCGGATCGAACGGCCCGATCAGCCGGACACCTCGCGGGGTGGGGGCATCCGGCAGCGTCCACTCCGCGGGCCACACGTAGCGCACGCCGTCCACCCTGGCCGAATGCAGCTCCTCCCTGACCGCCTGCCGGAAGGCCGCCCTGAGCTGGGTGTGCAGGTGCGGAAAGCCGAAACGCGACAGCGAGGTGAGATAACCCAGGCTGGCCTCCGGCAGCGGCCCGTATAGTTCCGCCAGCAGATGAATGGTGCGGCTCAGGCGCTTGGCTTCCGGCAGGGGGTGGTCGCGCAGGGCTTGCAGATGGGGGGCGCGGGCGTAGAGCCGCACGCCCTTCTCGCGCCGCGTCACCCGAGCTTCGCCCCGGTAGTGCAGGGTGTCCAGGGCGCGGGTGCTGGCGCTCGACTGCCCGCCCCAGGCATTGCCGACGCGCCCGCGCCCCAGCAGCGCCGTGAGTTCCTTCGGGTGCACTTCCGGGCGCCCTTCCAACAGTGCCCGCACCTCATCCAGAATCTGCGGGTGCTCACGCTCGATGCGCGTCGGCCCGACTTCACGCGGGTGCAGCAGCGCCTGCACATGGCGCGGCACGAACCCGTAGTTGGGGATCATGTCTTCCTCGGCGTCCAGCTGGGGGTAGAGGCGCTCCAGGTCACCCGCCCGGTAGCCCTTGACGCGCTGCATCAGCGTCAGGTCCTGGGCGCGGGCGGGGGCACGAATCGGGTCGGCCTGCACGAAGCCCAGGCGATTCAGGACGTCCTGAATCGGGCTTTTGGCGCCCAGGGAACGCAGGGCAGCGGCCCGCAGCAGCGCCGGAGAGAACTCGGTCATGACCGGAGATTCTGGAGCAGGTCTGCTGTGGAGCTCACCGTCATTCTCCCTGATAGGAGTTGCTGGGGGTGGCGAACAGGCCCTCTATGTCCTCGCCCAGCAGCGTGATCCTTTCTTCGGGCGTAAGGCCCACCATCACCTGGCGCAGCACCATCTCCACCGCCTGGTCGGCGCTCTCGTCCAGCGTCAGGCCGTCGAGGAGCGGCACGTTCTCGCGCAGCGCCAGCAGCTCCAGTTCGTCCTGCATCACGCGAATTTCCTGAAAGTAACGCATGTAGCGGTGCTTGGGGCGGCTGGCCGCCGTTTCCTCGTCACGCGACTCGAAGTGCCGGCGGTGTTCGGACTCGTCCGGCAGAGTCACCAGCATGGGCACCACCAGGGCGCCCGCGAACGAGTCCGCCCGCAGGTAGCCCGGCACCAGATGCACGCCCTCCAGCACCACGCTGGTGCCTTCCTCGATACTGCGGCGCACCACCCCGCTGAGGCCCACGCTGACCTGTTGCACCTGATCGCGGAAGCCTGCCAACAGCAGCGACTTGCTGGCGTGCTCGGGCACTTCCGCGCCCGGTGGCACCAATGCCTCCCAGGCGTTGAAGGTGCTGGCGTGCAGGGTCGGCAGCAGGGCCGGGGAAACCATGGCGCGCATCACCTCGCGGATCGAATCGGTGCTGACCACCCGCGCGATGCCCAGGCGGTACGCCACTTCCGCAGCCAGGAAGCTTTTGCCGGTGCCGCTGACGCCGCCCAGCAGCACCACCAGTGGGCGCGGTGGGCGGCGAATCACGCGCAGCAGGCGGTAACGAGCACTGACTTCCGGCCCCACCTCCAGCCGCAGCAGATCTTCCACCTTGGCGCGAATCTGGCTGCGGCGCACCACCCGGTCTTCACGCCCGCGCAGGTCGCGCTGGGTCACGCGCGCCACCTTACGGGCCACGTCCGGCGCGACGCCCGCCGCCAGCATGGACTGCACCAGCACGCCCTTACTGAAGGTGTTGGGCATGTCGTGATTCTCGCCCACCACCACCAGCCGCCCGCGGTTCTCGCGCAGGTA from Deinococcus fonticola includes:
- the glmM gene encoding phosphoglucosamine mutase → MPERKYFGTDGVRAVAGAFPLTAGWVMQLGAAAGEVLKRRNPRASVVIGKDTRQSGDMLEAALAAGLTSRGVNVIHLGVLPTPGVSYLTRHLQADAGVVISASHNPYEDNGIKFFGADGQKLSDSTELEIEGAIDDVPTFPPVTGVSMGSVTNYTEAERLYTNFLRSHAPDLSGLKIALDCANGAAYRVAPKVFQSAGADVFAVYTTPDGRNINRNCGSTHMDHLRLIVKEGDYDLGIAFDGDADRALFVDSRGNMVHGDHMLLLNARARGEKAVVSTIMSNMALEVKLQEAGIPLERTAVGDRYVHERLHQKQLHLGGEQSGHVLFLDVAPTGDGVLTALMTLGSMVRLGTTLDALHDDLVMFPQTLVNVRVTDKKTIALDNAVQQAVQDAEAQLAGKGRINLRPSGTENLIRVMVEGQDETEIHAIAARVAQVVAERGAAG
- a CDS encoding methyltransferase domain-containing protein, with amino-acid sequence MTWNPEQYDLFKEARSAPARDLQCLIPERDYRRIVDLGCGTGEQTRQLAGCFPQAQVTGLDSSAEMLAKAATQTAPNLTFTQGDIARLSEPYDLIYSNAALQWLPDHPALLAQLWTHLNPGGLLAVQVPANHDHASHRLLTETANEFSDELGGFTRFGTAHGFLPVLTPAAYAERLDSLGAVKITAISKVYPVVLRGAEGLIEWTKGTALVPYLSGLGDTDGQRFLNTYLSKLKEVFPGERVYYAFTRVLFTAEKPIS
- a CDS encoding DNA glycosylase AlkZ-like family protein, translated to MTEFSPALLRAAALRSLGAKSPIQDVLNRLGFVQADPIRAPARAQDLTLMQRVKGYRAGDLERLYPQLDAEEDMIPNYGFVPRHVQALLHPREVGPTRIEREHPQILDEVRALLEGRPEVHPKELTALLGRGRVGNAWGGQSSASTRALDTLHYRGEARVTRREKGVRLYARAPHLQALRDHPLPEAKRLSRTIHLLAELYGPLPEASLGYLTSLSRFGFPHLHTQLRAAFRQAVREELHSARVDGVRYVWPAEWTLPDAPTPRGVRLIGPFDPLVWDRRRFAHLHGWTYRFEAYTPAPKRTLGYYALPVFQAEKAVGWANLRVEKGELLAEVQLIPGVRRTAAFEKALNAELERYRAFLAPVQGS
- the ddrA gene encoding single-stranded DNA-binding protein DdrA; its protein translation is MKLSDVQKRLQAPFPAHMVAWKPGVFSKDRKRALMLAHIDARAVQDRLDAICPDAWSFEVEVIAGTRLPTVKGRLTVLGVTREDIGEAPEGDLGTLKAASSDALKRCAVHFGIGRYLYDLPKQWADWDDARRQPLQTPELPEWARPDHERSPGGAHLVQAMDQLKYEMPEDLDLQREVYKHLKAALGSLHPMPAAGKAA
- the hisB gene encoding imidazoleglycerol-phosphate dehydratase HisB; translated protein: MSRTATITRTTSETDITVRLDLDQAAYTAPATGHGFFDHMLDALARHSRLGLSISGAGDLHIEPHHLIEDTGITLGQALSQALGDRRGIERYGSAFVPMDETLAHVVLDLSGRAHLAFTPETLDVYGDAGGMTHYHLREFLRGFCNHAGVTLHVRLLAGREAHHVIEAIMKAFARALRDAVQVTTDSLPSTKGSL
- the hisH gene encoding imidazole glycerol phosphate synthase subunit HisH — translated: MSGVLLLDYGAGNIRSAARALERAGMNVKVSADPADVAHADALVIPGQGHFRQVMEAFDQSGFRAPVLHAAQTGLPILGICVGMQLLCSGSEEAPGVRGLNLIPGTVRKFQPAPELKVPQMGWNALDARGDSPILRGLGPDAYAYFVHSYYIPLDVPVQHGAVTRYGVPFWAALSRGNIHATQFHPEKSGEVGLHILRQFKQNVLEKTGP
- a CDS encoding 2-phosphoglycerate kinase; the protein is MTHAELNIGSSRQSWPFSRGLVVEALVTAGAPAAVAAGLGRRIEQMVRHSKRTLITPAELQALMVEVARESLGEDVARRVQAQVPAFMDITVLAKKGHLPFSRGVLARTLEDAGLSPPDAYATACEVDLRLRCSGTASIAAEELDNLTEETLGQRYGEHLRLTYRYLRENRGRLVVVGENHDMPNTFSKGVLVQSMLAAGVAPDVARKVARVTQRDLRGREDRVVRRSQIRAKVEDLLRLEVGPEVSARYRLLRVIRRPPRPLVVLLGGVSGTGKSFLAAEVAYRLGIARVVSTDSIREVMRAMVSPALLPTLHASTFNAWEALVPPGAEVPEHASKSLLLAGFRDQVQQVSVGLSGVVRRSIEEGTSVVLEGVHLVPGYLRADSFAGALVVPMLVTLPDESEHRRHFESRDEETAASRPKHRYMRYFQEIRVMQDELELLALRENVPLLDGLTLDESADQAVEMVLRQVMVGLTPEERITLLGEDIEGLFATPSNSYQGE